One part of the Eucalyptus grandis isolate ANBG69807.140 chromosome 10, ASM1654582v1, whole genome shotgun sequence genome encodes these proteins:
- the LOC120288713 gene encoding probable inactive purple acid phosphatase 27, with amino-acid sequence MELHVPAQLAIFSISIILLTRFSSSSSCLSWSSLSNLHPLVIDSVLEHLDYTAISEFRLLNRRQIIQCHDPNPYLQINVSGDTALGDEEYLTVNVTGVLVPADSDWVAMISPSNADVSDCPLNKALYVETGDLSDLPLLCHYPVKAQYLSKDPDYLSCKKEECKEYKDGQCVVTTCGGTLTFHVVNIRTDIEFVLFAGGFATPCVLKKSNSLTFANPNQPLYGHLSSIDSTGNSMRITWVSGDKEPQEVQYGDGKSQTSEVSTFSQDDMCTGNVLHSPAKDFGWHDPGYIHSAVMTGLQPSTSYPYKYGSDSAGWSQQVQFRTPPAGGSNELKFLAFGDMGKAPLDDSVEHYIQPGSISVAKAVLDYVDSGNVDAIFHIGDLSYATGFLVEWDFFLNLISPFASRVSYMTAIGNHERDYGGSGSVYSTPDSGGECGVAYETYFPMPTPAKDKPWYSIEQASVHFTVISTEHDWSENSEQYQWMKGDMASVDRSKTPWLVFTGHRPMYTSGSGGGADHKFLDAVEPLLLDNKVDLVLFGHVHNYERTCSVYQNECKAMPKKDQSGVDTYDHSNYSAPVQVVIGMAGFSLDDFLDEPSDWSLIRISKFGYFRGHATPEELQLEYVNAGTRKVEDIFRITR; translated from the exons ATGGAGCTCCACGTTCCAGCACAACTCGCAATCTTTTCCATTTCCATCATACTTTTGActcgcttttcttcttcttcttcttgtttgtcGTGGTCGTCATTGTCGAATTTGCACCCGCTGGTGATTGACTCCGTGCTTGAGCATCTCGACTATACTGCCATATCTGAGTTCCGGTTACTAAACAGAAGGCAAATTATCCAGTGCCACGACCCGAACCCGTATCTCCAAATCAACGTCAGTGGCGACACCGCCCTTGGGGATGAAGAGTATCTCACGGTTAACGTGACCGGGGTCTTGGTTCCAGCGGACTCCGACTGGGTCGCCATGATTTCTCCATCGAATGCCGA TGTCTCAGATTGTCCATTGAATAAGGCTCTATATGTAGAGACCGGTGATCTTAGTGATCTTCCTCTTCTATGTCATTATCCTGTCAAG GCACAATACTTGAGCAAGGATCCAGACTATCTGAGCTGCAAGAAGGAGGAGTGCAAGGAATACAAGGACGGTCAATGTGTGGTGACCACATGCGGCGGCACCTTGACGTTTCACGTTGTAAACATCAGAACCGACATTGAGTTTGTGCTGTTCGCCGGGGGTTTCGCAACACCATGTGTATTGAAGAAATCGAACTCTTTGACTTTTGCTAACCCGAACCAACCGCTCTATGGCCATCTCTCCAGCATTGACTCGACTGGGAACTCG ATGAGGATTACATGGGTTAGTGGAGACAAAGAGCCCCAAGAGGTGCAATACGGAGATGGGAAATCACAAACTTCCGAAGTTAGTACATTCTCACAAGATGATATGTGCA CAGGTAATGTGCTACATAGTCCTGCCAAAGATTTCGGTTGGCATGACCCTGGTTACATTCATTCAGCCGTGATGACAGGACTGCAGCCTTCTACCTCTTATCCTTACAAATATGGAAG TGATTCAGCTGGTTGGAGTCAACAAGTTCAGTTCAGGACACCGCCGGCAGGAGGATCAAATGAACTCAAGTTTCTTGCATTTGGGGATATGGGAAAAGCCCCTCTGGATGATTCAGTTGAGCACTACATTCAG CCAGGATCAATCTCGGTGGCAAAGGCAGTGTTGGATTATGTAGACTCCGGTAATGTGGACGCCATCTTCCATATTGGAGACTTAAGCTACGCCACCGGCTTCTTAGTGGAGTGGGATTTCTTTCTCAACCTCATCAGCCCTTTTGCTTCCCGAGTTTCGTACATGACTGCAATTGGGAACCATGAAAG AGATTATGGGGGCTCTGGATCCGTGTACTCAACTCCGGACTCCGGTGGGGAATGCGGCGTTGCTTATGAGACATACTTCCCAATGCCAACCCCAGCGAAGGACAAGCCCTGGTATTCCATAGAACAAGCCAGTGTTCATTTTACCGTGATTTCAACCGAACATGACTGGTCCGAGAATTCAGAGCAG TATCAATGGATGAAAGGGGACATGGCTTCAGTCGACCGATCTAAAACTCCTTGGTTAGTTTTCACGGG GCACAGGCCCATGTACACTTCTGGTTCTGGAGGAGGTGCTGACCATAAGTTTCTTGATGCTGTAGAGCCGCTGCTATTGGACAACAAG GTTGATCTAGTTCTCTTCGGCCACGTTCATAACTATGAAAGAACATGCTCGGTTTACCAAAATGAGTGTAAAGCCATGCCAAAGAAAGATCAAAGCGGGGTTGATACTTATGATCACAGCAATTATAGTGCACCTGTGCAAGTGGTTATTGGCATGGCCGGGTTCAGTCTGGATGACTTCCTAGATGAG CCAAGTGACTGGAGTTTGATAAGGATTTCCAAATTCGGGTATTTCAGAGGACATGCAACTCCAGAAGAGTTACAACTAGAG TATGTGAATGCCGGCACGAGGAAGGTGGAAGACATCTTCCGCATCACCCGATAA
- the LOC104421879 gene encoding probable inactive purple acid phosphatase 27 codes for MELHIPTQLAIFSISIILLTPSSSSSSSSLSWSSLSNLHPLVVDSALEHLNYTAIFEFRLVNRRQIIQCCDTNPYLQINVSGDTALGDEEYLTVNVTGVLVPVDSDWVAMISPSNTDVSDCPLNKALYVETGDFSDLPLLCHYPVKAQYLSKDPDYLSCKKKECKEYKDGQCVVTTCGGTLTFHVVNVRTDIEFVLFAGGFATPCVLKKSNSLTFANPNQPLYGHLSSIDSTGTSMRITWVSGDKEPQEVQYGDEKSQTSEVSTFSQDDMCSNVLPSPAKDFGWHDPGYIHSAVMTGLQPSTSYPYKYGSDSAGWSQQVQFRTPPAGGSNELKFLAFGDMGKAPLDDSVEHYIQPGSISVAKAVLDYVDSGNVDAIFHIGDISYATGFLAEWDFFLNLISPFASRVSYMTAIGNHERDYGGSGSVYLTPDSGGECGIAYETYFPMPTPAKDKPWYSIEQASVHFTVISTEHDWSENSEQYQWMKGDMASVDRSKTPWLVFTGHRPMYTSGSGGGADHRFLDAVEPLLLDNKVDLVLFGHVHNYERTCSVYQNECKAMPKKDQSGVDTYDHSNYSAPVQVVIGMAGFSLDNFLDEPSDWSLIRISKFGYFRGHAAPEELQLEYVNAGTRKVEDIFRITR; via the exons ATGGAGCTCCACATTCCAACACAACTCGCAATCTTTTCCATTTCCATCATACTTTTgactccttcttcttcttcttcttcttcttctttgtcgtGGTCGTCACTGTCGAATTTGCACCCGCTGGTGGTTGACTCCGCACTTGAGCATCTCAACTATACCGCCATATTTGAGTTCCGGTTAGTAAACAGAAGGCAAATTATCCAGTGCTGTGACACAAACCCGTATCTCCAAATCAACGTCAGTGGCGACACCGCCCTTGGGGATGAAGAGTATCTCACGGTTAACGTGACCGGGGTCTTGGTTCCAGTGGACTCCGACTGGGTCGCCATGATTTCTCCATCAAACACAGA TGTCTCAGATTGTCCATTGAATAAGGCTCTATATGTAGAGACCGGTGATTTTAGTGATCTTCCTCTTCTATGCCATTATCCTGTCAAG GCACAATACTTGAGCAAGGATCCGGACTATCTGAGCTGCAAGAAGAAGGAGTGCAAGGAATACAAGGACGGTCAATGTGTGGTGACCACATGCGGCGGCACCTTGACGTTTCACGTTGTAAACGTCAGAACCGACATTGAGTTTGTGCTGTTCGCCGGGGGTTTTGCAACTCCATGTGTATTGAAGAAATCGAACTCTCTGACTTTTGCTAACCCGAACCAACCGCTCTATGGCCATCTTTCCAGCATTGACTCGACTGGGACCTCG ATGAGGATTACATGGGTTAGTGGAGACAAAGAGCCCCAAGAGGTGCAATACGGAGATGAGAAATCACAAACTTCCGAAGTTAGTACATTCTCACAAGATGATATGTGCA GTAATGTGCTACCTAGTCCTGCCAAAGATTTCGGTTGGCATGACCCTGGTTACATTCATTCAGCCGTGATGACTGGACTGCAGCCTTCTACCTCTTATCCTTACAAATATGGAAG TGATTCAGCTGGTTGGAGTCAACAAGTTCAGTTCAGGACACCGCCGGCAGGAGGATCAAATGAACTCAAGTTTCTTGCATTTGGGGATATGGGAAAAGCCCCTCTGGATGATTCAGTTGAGCACTACATTCAG CCAGGATCAATCTCGGTGGCAAAGGCAGTGTTGGATTATGTAGACTCCGGCAATGTGGATGCCATCTTCCATATTGGAGACATAAGCTACGCCACCGGCTTCTTAGCAGAGTGGGATTTCTTCCTCAACCTCATCAGCCCTTTTGCTTCCCGAGTTTCGTACATGACTGCAATTGGGAACCATGAAAG AGATTATGGGGGCTCTGGATCCGTTTACTTAACTCCGGACTCCGGTGGGGAATGTGGCATTGCTTATGAGACATACTTCCCAATGCCAACCCCAGCGAAGGACAAGCCATGGTATTCCATAGAACAAGCCAGTGTTCATTTTACCGTGATTTCAACCGAACATGACTGGTCTGAGAATTCAGAGCAG TATCAATGGATGAAAGGGGACATGGCTTCAGTCGACCGATCTAAAACTCCTTGGTTAGTTTTCACGGG GCACAGGCCCATGTACACTTCTGGTTCTGGAGGAGGTGCTGACCATAGGTTTCTTGATGCTGTAGAACCGTTGCTATTGGACAACAAG GTTGATCTAGTTCTCTTCGGCCACGTTCATAACTATGAAAGAACATGCTCGGTTTACCAAAATGAGTGTAAAGCCATGCCAAAGAAAGATCAAAGCGGGGTTGATACTTATGATCACAGCAATTATAGTGCACCTGTGCAAGTGGTTATTGGTATGGCCGGGTTCAGTCTGGATAACTTCCTAGATGAG CCAAGTGACTGGAGTTTGATAAGGATTTCCAAATTCGGCTATTTCAGAGGACATGCAGCTCCAGAAGAGTTACAACTAGAG TATGTGAATGCCGGCACGAGGAAGGTGGAAGACATCTTCCGCATCACCCGATAA
- the LOC104423571 gene encoding uncharacterized protein LOC104423571 isoform X2, with protein sequence MRVLENLLLLTRKKMGLNIDAKLKSECEKALKDGDSLMDGGKLKEALPFYEEIMNKLPFQSELHGLAALQWSICQDSLTRPNEARIMYEKLQSHPNAKVGKRAMQFMFSFQAMEMMKVRSSKLSAKSTGYQNYFEAFIDKKSNYSLDKDEELQEEFKMIDSGTVSMDCLKLYEDSEPVQTRDEYSESCG encoded by the exons ATGCGCGTACTAGAGAACTTGTTGCTgcttacaagaaaaaaaatgggctTAAACATAGATGCGAAGTTGAAATCTGAGTGTGAGAAG GCTCTGAAGGATGGTGACTCTCTGATGGATGGTGGAAAACTTAAGGAAGCTTTACCATTTTATGAAGAGATCATGAATAAGCTGCCATTTCAG AGTGAACTTCATGGATTAGCTGCATTGCAGTGGTCCATCTGCCAGGATTCACTTACCAG ACCAAATGAGGCTCGTATAATGTACGAGAAGCTTCAATCTCATCCAAATGCTAAAGTCGGCAAGAGAGCTATGCAATTCATGTTTAGCTTCCAG GCCATGGAGATGATGAAGGTAAGAAGCTCAAAGCTTTCGGCAAAGAGCACAGGCTACCAAAACTACTTCGAGGCCTTCATTGACAAAAAAAGCAACTATTCTCTGGACAAGGATGAAGAGCTCCAAGAAG AATTTAAGATGATAGACAGTGGTACTGTTTCCATGGATTGCTTAAAGCTATATGAAGATTCTGAGCCAGTGCAAACCCGTGATGAGTACTCTGAAAGTTGTGGCTGA
- the LOC104423571 gene encoding uncharacterized protein LOC104423571 isoform X3, whose amino-acid sequence MDGGKLKEALPFYEEIMNKLPFQSELHGLAALQWSICQDSLTRPNEARIMYEKLQSHPNAKVGKRAMQFMFSFQAMEMMKVRSSKLSAKSTGYQNYFEAFIDKKSNYSLDKDEELQEVEFKMIDSGTVSMDCLKLYEDSEPVQTRDEYSESCG is encoded by the exons ATGGATGGTGGAAAACTTAAGGAAGCTTTACCATTTTATGAAGAGATCATGAATAAGCTGCCATTTCAG AGTGAACTTCATGGATTAGCTGCATTGCAGTGGTCCATCTGCCAGGATTCACTTACCAG ACCAAATGAGGCTCGTATAATGTACGAGAAGCTTCAATCTCATCCAAATGCTAAAGTCGGCAAGAGAGCTATGCAATTCATGTTTAGCTTCCAG GCCATGGAGATGATGAAGGTAAGAAGCTCAAAGCTTTCGGCAAAGAGCACAGGCTACCAAAACTACTTCGAGGCCTTCATTGACAAAAAAAGCAACTATTCTCTGGACAAGGATGAAGAGCTCCAAGAAG TAGAATTTAAGATGATAGACAGTGGTACTGTTTCCATGGATTGCTTAAAGCTATATGAAGATTCTGAGCCAGTGCAAACCCGTGATGAGTACTCTGAAAGTTGTGGCTGA
- the LOC104423571 gene encoding uncharacterized protein LOC104423571 isoform X1: MRVLENLLLLTRKKMGLNIDAKLKSECEKALKDGDSLMDGGKLKEALPFYEEIMNKLPFQSELHGLAALQWSICQDSLTRPNEARIMYEKLQSHPNAKVGKRAMQFMFSFQAMEMMKVRSSKLSAKSTGYQNYFEAFIDKKSNYSLDKDEELQEVEFKMIDSGTVSMDCLKLYEDSEPVQTRDEYSESCG, encoded by the exons ATGCGCGTACTAGAGAACTTGTTGCTgcttacaagaaaaaaaatgggctTAAACATAGATGCGAAGTTGAAATCTGAGTGTGAGAAG GCTCTGAAGGATGGTGACTCTCTGATGGATGGTGGAAAACTTAAGGAAGCTTTACCATTTTATGAAGAGATCATGAATAAGCTGCCATTTCAG AGTGAACTTCATGGATTAGCTGCATTGCAGTGGTCCATCTGCCAGGATTCACTTACCAG ACCAAATGAGGCTCGTATAATGTACGAGAAGCTTCAATCTCATCCAAATGCTAAAGTCGGCAAGAGAGCTATGCAATTCATGTTTAGCTTCCAG GCCATGGAGATGATGAAGGTAAGAAGCTCAAAGCTTTCGGCAAAGAGCACAGGCTACCAAAACTACTTCGAGGCCTTCATTGACAAAAAAAGCAACTATTCTCTGGACAAGGATGAAGAGCTCCAAGAAG TAGAATTTAAGATGATAGACAGTGGTACTGTTTCCATGGATTGCTTAAAGCTATATGAAGATTCTGAGCCAGTGCAAACCCGTGATGAGTACTCTGAAAGTTGTGGCTGA